Proteins from a genomic interval of Myxococcota bacterium:
- a CDS encoding FAD-dependent oxidoreductase codes for MTRPERADVAVIGGGSAGVAAAVAAARAGARTVLVERGQRLGGNAAHALVHTICGLYHAADDGDPVLAHAGLPAALARGLAASQGAAPPERAGRVWYLPVRPDALSAAYAELCRGAAGLELRLGAELERAELARTPSE; via the coding sequence GTGACTCGGCCCGAGCGCGCCGACGTCGCCGTGATCGGCGGCGGCAGCGCGGGCGTGGCGGCGGCCGTGGCGGCGGCGCGCGCCGGGGCGCGCACCGTGCTGGTCGAGCGCGGGCAGCGCCTGGGCGGGAACGCCGCGCATGCACTGGTCCACACGATCTGCGGCCTGTACCACGCGGCCGACGATGGCGACCCGGTGCTGGCTCACGCGGGCCTCCCGGCGGCGCTGGCGCGCGGACTCGCGGCGAGCCAGGGCGCGGCACCGCCCGAGCGCGCGGGCCGGGTGTGGTATCTGCCGGTGCGCCCCGACGCGCTCTCTGCGGCCTACGCCGAGCTGTGTCGCGGCGCGGCGGGGCTCGAGCTCCGGCTCGGGGCGGAGCTCGAGCGCGCGGAGCTGGCGCGCACGCCGTCCGAGGA